The Rahnella aquatilis CIP 78.65 = ATCC 33071 genomic sequence TCGAAAAGCTCTGAAAGGAAGCTCTTCTTTTTATAGGGTTTTTGAGACGAGTAATGGCCGCGGTTGTCGTAATTGCCTTGTGGCCGATGATCATCCCGACGTTCACGTTCTTCATAGCGTGCCGTTGCAGGCCGTTCTGCGGTCTGTGACGCGGCAGATTTTTCGATGATTTTATCCAGCTCACCACGATCCAGCCATACACCACGACAGTCAGGACAATAATCGATTTCAATGCCCTGACGTTCGGACATCACTAACTGACTTTCTTTGCATACCGGACATTGCATATCAGGTTCTCCGCTCGGTTGTTAAAGGGAAAGGGCGCAGGTAATAGTTTGAGTAACCGGATATTTAGACAATCAACTGACGTAAGCAAAAGTAAAGTTGATTAAAGGCAGGGCAGGAAGGTGAGGAGAACAACGGGCAGCCCGAAAAACTGCCCATAAAACATCAAAATACGCGTTTGAATGGTTTGACGGTCACGGTTTTATACACCCCAGCTTTCACGTACGGATCTTCATCCGCCCACACTTTGGCGTCTTCGAGTGTTTCGAATTCGACAATCAGTACGGAGCCGGTCATTCCTGCCGCCCCCGGATCTTCACTGTCAATGGCCGGGGTCGGGCCTGCAATCAATACGCGGCCTTGTTCATGCAATTTTTTCAGGCGTTCGATGTGAGCAGGGCGGGCGGCGGCACGTTTATCCAGCGAGCCGGAAACATCTTCGGAATAAATAACGTAGAGCATGAGTCACCTTTAATGGGGGTTTATTGAGCAATTTCAGGCAGCAAGACGCTGCCTGACTATTTTGCACAATTAACATAGCTAAACCTGAAGTCCGGTGAAAGTGCTTTGCGTAGGATCAAACCAGGCGTTATTTGAGAATAGTTGTCATCTCGGTGTTGAATATGATTGCTATTTACATTTAAACTTGCGGCTTCACGGGGAAAATGAATCATTATGCCGCTAAAAAAGTTTAGATTTATCCGCAAGGTGACGGTGCCGCTCGTGCTTGCTGTCAGTTTACATGTCGCAGTCATTGCGGGCGTGTTGTATATGACGGTGGGCGAGTCAATTAAATTGCCAAGCCAGGATCAGAAGGTGATGAGTGTAACGATGGTCAATCCGGCCGACTTTGCACCCCCGCCGCCACCGCCACAACCTGAACCGACACCGCCGGCCCCTGAGCCGGAGCCGGAAGTCGTGCCAGAACCACCGCCACCGCCTGAAGCTGTTGTTATCCCGGAGCCCCCAAAGCCCAAGCCTAAACCGGTGAAAAAGCCTGTCGTTAAACCGAAGGTGAAACCGGTTGAACGCCGGGTCGAAAAACCGACGCAAACGGTTCAAAATGCGCCCGTCACCAGCAATCAGCCGGTCACGAAACCCGTTAGCCAGCCGTCAGCGTCTACCAATGCGCAGAGCAATACCGGCCCGCGGCCTCTGCAACGTGGCGAACCTGCTTATCCGGCGCGTGCTCTGGCTTTACGTATCGAAGGGCGTGTCCGTGTGCAGTTTGATGTAGACAGCGATGGCCGTGTGCAAAACATACGTGTTCTGTCAGCTGAGCCGCGCAACATGTTTGAGCGTGAAGTGAAACAGGCGATGAACAAATGGCGCTATGAACCGAAGGCTGCCAGCAATCTTGTTGTGAACCTGGTGTTCCGAATCAAAGGCGGTTCTGCTGTCGAATAAGCCAGTATCTCGCATTACCTGTGATTTCCACGCAAAAAAGGTCGCCCTGAGAGGCGACCTTTTTATTGTGAGTTTTTTACTTTCAATAAGGCAGAACCGGCTTAGTCCTGAGAAACACCGTCGGCATCGACGCTGAAATTGCTGCGCCCGTCAGGCAACTGACGTGATTTCCCTTCATCATCCACGGCAACGTAAGTAAACACGGCTTCAGTGGCTCTGTAACGTTGCCCGATGGGCTCAGAAGAGACTTTTTTCACCCATACTTCCACGTTGATGGTGATCGAACTGTTACCGGTACGAATGCAGCGCGCGTAACAGCACACGACATCACCGACAGCCACCGGTTTAAGAAACGTCATGCCGTCAACGCGTACGGTCACTACGCGACCTTTGGCGATTTCCTTCGCCTGAATCGCACCGCCCATATCCATCTGCGACATCAACCATCCGCCAAAGATATCGCCGTTCGCATTGGTGTCAGCTGGCATCGCCAGCGTACGCAACACCATTTCACCATTGGGTAAGCTATGTTTCTCGTTCATACGATAGGCTTCACACAGTTCAACAATTGGAAAAAGTAAGGCCTTTCAAAGAAAGGCCCGTGCAGAAGAATGTTTATTTTTTTTCGTCATCCGGCATATGCCGGTAAATGTAAACACCGCTTAACAGCGTAAAGACCAGCGTCAGCACGGTCAGTCCGAATACCTTAAAGTTAACCCAGATATTTTGTGGTAACCAGAAGGCTACATAGATATTGGCCAGCCCGCACAGCAGGAAAAAAATGGCCCAGCTGACGTTCAGTTTATTCCATACGTGATCCGGCAATGTCAGTTCTTTGCCCAACATGCGCTGGATTAATGGCTTTTTCAGTACCAACTGGCTAATCAGTAATGCGCCGGAAAACAGCACATAAATGACCGTCACTTTCCATTTAATGAATTCATCATTATGGAAAACCAGAGTCAGGGTGCCGAAAACAGCGACCATCGCGAAGGTGATTAAGGTCATCTTCTCGATTTTGCGATACAGGATCCAGGTAATGACTAACGCTAACGCGGTGGCAGCAATTAACGCGCCAGATGCGACAAAAATGTCGTAAAGCTTATAAACCACAAAAAAGACAATCAGGGGAAGAAAATCGAGGAGCTGCTTCATACTTCATTCCATGTTTTATGTATGTAATGACTATACCGGAATCATTTCGCGGACAAAAGAAAAGGGCGCCGGAGCGCCCCTGAAAAAGTTGTGTCTATATTATGCATGTAATTTCATGTAAAGACGGAACAGATAAATCAGCATAAAAGCACTGATTATATTGCTCAGTGCGCCGAGAATGACGGCGCCAATCATCGGATTTAATGCGCTCAGCACGCCAACAAACAGCATCAGCACGACCTGCGCCACAATCCACAGCATCACGGCCGGGGTAACCAGACGCACATTGCTGAAGGCCAGACGGGTGCTCAGGCGCATTGCTTTGAACACGCCGGCATTCTCTTTACAGGAAATCACCGGTGACATTGACCACGCAATCGCAATCAGGAAGGCCGGAACAAACAGCAGGGCGAGGCCGATACGGAACATGATGCTGTAAATAAACAGCAAAATAGCCAGACGCGGCAAGACAGGCAATGACGCACTTATGATTTGCGTGATACTGGCGCGAACGCCCTGGGAAACCAGCTGAATCAACGTCAGAACGCCGCCAACCAGAATCACGTTTCCGGCAAGCGTCGACAGCAGAGCGGCCAGGCTGTAACGGAAAATTGCGCTTTGCTGCTCCGGAGTAATCTGCTGCTCAATATATCCCATCATATCGCTGACGCTCATGCCGGTCATATTGCTCATCAGTTGCCCGATAGACTCGACCTGCTCAGCGGAAGGACTTAAAACCCAGCTCAATATGACGGTGATTAATGCGGCCAGAACCGAGAGCGCCAAAACGCTACTCATCTGATTACGCATAAAATTATAACTGTCACGGTACAACGTACTGGCCGTGATAGACATGGACGCTCCTTGGCAAAAAGCAAAAATCAATAAGGCGGGGATTGTACCCTTTAAATGCCTCCCGCCGATAGTTTTGCGCTGATTTCCTATCAGACCCGCCGCTGAATCTCTGCTCAGACGCAACTGAGGTGACTGAGATCAATCGTCGGTAAATCGACATCCAGAGGGGGCAGACCATACTTTGCACGGGCACGATCGCAGGCGTCATTGGCGATGCCATTCAATCCTGACTGATCGAATTCGCGGCACGGTGTCGGACGGTTGGTGTAAACAGAACAGGAAACCGCGTGTCCTACTTCCCCCTTAAGGGCAACACAGCGCGGCGTTTTACTGTTAGTACCTTGCATGCAACTCAGAAAAGGGGTGACTTGCTCTGTCAGTGCCTGCGGAACACACCCGCCAGCCTCTTCAGATTCAGCCCAATAAAATGAAACGCGGAAATAAGCGCAGCATGCGCCACAGGTCATACAAGGATTGTTAATTTCGCCCATCTTGGAAGTTACCGACTCCTTACGGCACCAAACCAAAACCCACTATGAGTATGCAAATTACGCAGCGCCATTTTTTTTAGCAACTGAAATATCACCTGTTAACAAAACAACAGAATCTCCTCATTTTTGATGCAGATCAATTCCTTTGTTTTTATAGATTTAGATCGCTTTGCGGAAGATGCATTTTCTTACTTTTTGTTTTAAAGATGTGATCCCGCATTGATCAAACCATACCAAAGAGTAGGTATCATTCGCGCGGTTGATAACTAATCCACACAAAGGGAAGGGACAATGAAAGCAGCATATTGGGCATTAGTGGCAGCAGCGGCATTTCCGGCAGTCTCGAGCGCACATCAGGCCGGGGATGTGATTTTTCGCGTAGGGACCGCCACGGTTCGTCCGACAGAAGGTTCGGACAACGTGCTGGGTCTGGGTTCTTTTAATATCAATAACAACACGCAGATGGGATTAACCCTCGGCTACATGTTCACTGACAATATCGGGATGGAGTTGCTGGCCGCCACACCGTTCCAGCACAAAGTCGGTCTGCAAAGTACCGGGACTATCGCAGAAGTGAAACAGTTACCGCCGTCCCTGATGGCACAATATTACTTTGGTGACCGGCAGGACAAATTGCGTCCGTACCTCGGTGTGGGTATCAACTACACCACATTCTATGACGCAGATTTTAACCAGACCGGGCGTGATGCCGGGCTTTCAGATTTAAGCGTCAAAGATTCCTGGGGCGTGGCAACGCAGGCCGGTCTGGATTACAACCTGGACGATAACTGGTTGATTAACATGTCTGTCTGGTGGATGGATATTGATACTGAAGTCAAATTCAAAGCCGGTGGTGAGCAGCAAAACATCAACACCCGGATCGACCCATGGGTCTTTATGTTTGGCGCCGGCTATCGTTTCTGATTTTTCTGGCAACGCATAAAAAAAGAGGCGCTTCTGCGCCTCTTCAGTCATTCACCCGTTCTGTTCCAGGCTATTTCAGCCGCATGTCATTCTCAATCGAGCGCACACCAGATACGCCGCGAGTCACTTCAACTGCACGGTTTGCATCCGCCGTTGACGTCACAAAACCACTCAACTGCACGCGGCCTTTAAAGGTTTCGACGCTGATCTCAGTGGATTTAATGCTCTTATCTGCCAGCAGGGCAGATTTAACTTTTGTGGTGATGACAGTGTCATCGATGTAACCACCGGTTCCTTCTGATTTTTTCGTCGGCGCACAAGCGGCAACAGCCATGACCACAACCGCAGCCATGCAGAATGCGGACAATGTTTTGAATAGCTTCATAAATAACACTCCATGATTTGTTATAAAACCAAAAGAAACAAACTCTTAACCGACCACGTGATATTAATATCGCGCACAATATCATTGATCTGCAGAGTCATTTTAGTTTGGATTATTGAAAGGGGTAATACAAATTAAGCGGGGTAAAAAAATAGTAAGAAATTAAAAGAAACAGAACCTTAGTCACTTTTCGGCTGAGGTTCTGTCTGAGAACAACTACTGAGCGCGTGTAGCCGCTTTCATTTCGCTGACGAAACGGGAAAGCTGGGCCAGCATTTCAGAAGGTTGATGCAGATTGTTTTCGATAATGCGCACCGTCGCTGAACCGGAAATAGCTCCGGCTGCGCCTGCGGCCAGCGTTTCTTTCACCTGTGAAGGTTCGGAAATACCGAAGCCCTGCAAAGGCGGTGCCGCATTGTATTCGCGAAGTTTATCCACCAGATGATTCAGCGGCGTCAGCGCGCGTTTTTCTGTGCCCGTCACACCAGCACGTGACAGCAAATAGGTGTAGCCACGGCCATGAGACGAAATCTCACGCAGTAAATCGTCAGAGGCATTTGGCGGACAGATGAAAATAGGGGCGATGCCGTGGCGTAAGGCAGCCGCACGGAATGGCGCAGATTCTTCAAATGGCACATCGGCGACCAGTACCGAATCGACCCCCACTTCAGCACAACGCTGATAGAAAGTTTCAATGCCGTTGTGGAACACCAGATTGGCGTACATGAGCAGGCCAATCGGGATATCCGGATGCTTTTCCCGGATGCGCGCCAGCATATTGAAGCAGTGCGTTGGCGTTACACCCGCAGCAAAAGCACGAAGGTTTGCATTCTGAATCGTCGGGCCATCGGCCAGAGGATCGGAGAACGGGATACCCAGTTCCAGTGCGTCGGCACCGGCTTCAATCAGCGTATCGATGATTGACAGTGACAGCTCAACGCCCGGATCGCCCAGCGTGACAAAAGGAACAAAAGCCCCTTCTTTTTTGCTTTCCAGACGCTTGAATAATTGCTGATAACGTTCCATTAAATCTCTCCCCGGGCAGTCAGGATGTCGTGTACGGTGAAAATGTCTTTATCGCCGCGGCCGGACAGGTTCACGACCAGAATCTGTTCTTTTTCTGGTGTTTCCTTGATCAGTTTCAGCGCGTAAGCCAGCGCATGAGAGGATTCCAGCGCCGGAATAATCCCTTCATTGCGGGACAACTCTTTAAAGGCTTCCAGCGCCTCATCATCGGTAATGGAGACATATTCTGCACGGCCAATGCTGTTGAGGAAGGCGTGTTGCGGGCCTACAGACGGGAAATCCAGACCGGCAGAAATGGAATACGATTCTTCGATCTGACCTTCAGAGGTCTGCATCATCGGCGCTTTCATGCCGAAGTAAATGCCAACGTGACCATGTTTCAGTGGTGCGCCGTGTTGTCCGGTTTCGATGCCCAGACCGCCAGGTTCAACGCCGATCAGTTTCACACTGGTGTCGTCGATGAAATCGGCAAACATACCGATCGCATTGGAGCCGCCACCGACGCAGGCAATAACGGCATCCGGCAGACAGCCTTCGCGTTCCTGCATCTGTGCTTTAGTTTCTTCGCCGATCATACGCTGGAATTCACGCACGATGGTCGGATAAGGATGCGGGCCCGCCGCCGTGCCCAGCATATAGTGGGCTTTTTCATAGCTGCCGGACCAGTCGCGCAGTGCCTCATTACAGGCATCTTTCAGCGTAGAAGAACCGCTGTGTACAGGAATGACTTCAGCCCCCATCAGACGCATACGGAACACGTTTGGCGACTGACGTTCAATGTCTTTTGCGCCCATATAAATGCGGCATTTCAGGCCGAGCAGGGCACAGGCCAGTGCCGATGCCACGCCATGCTGCCCCGCGCCGGTTTCGGCGATAATTTCAGTTTTGCCCATACGTTTGGCAAGCAATGCCTGACCCAACACCTGGTTAGTTTTGTGCGCGCCGCCGTGCAGCAAATCTTCACGTTTAAGATACAGCCTGGTTTTGGTTCCGACGGTCAGGTTTTTGCACAGCGTCAGTGCTGTCGGGCGGCCGGCATAGTTTTTCAGCAGATCAATGAATTCAGCCTGAAACTCAGGGTCGCGCTGCGCGCTGACAAAAGCCTCTTCGAGCTGGGCCAGCGCAGGCATCAGAATTTGCGGAACATACTGGCCGCCAAATTCGCCGAAGTAGGGATTAAGTAAAGTCATGTTATTCCGTCCTGTCTGTCAATTTTTGCGACATTGCGTGCGGCTTAATACGCCCGCAATGTCTGGAATACGGCGGTAATTTTTTCGGCATCTTTGATGCCAGGCTCGCTTTCAACACCGGAGTTGAAATCCAGCCCTGCGCAACCGAGCTGTGCGGCCTGGACGCAATTATCTGCGCTCAGCCCACCGGCCAGCAGCACATTGCTGAGATCCTGCCCGGCCAGCGTGCTCCAGTCGAAACGATAACCCGTGCCGCCTTTGCCGTTGTCCAGCACGTAGCGGTCAACGTGATTCAGATTGCGCAGCGGCAGGGTGTCTTTGACACTCAGTGCTTTCCAGATCTGAATGGCTCCCGGCAGCGTTGCGCGCAATTGATCGATATACGCCTGACTTTCATCTCCGTGAAGTTGCACGGCAGTCAGATTCAGTGTCTGCGCAGTTTCTGCCACGTTGCTGACGGGCTCATCACGGAATACGCCGACATATTTAAGCGGCGCGCCGTTCTGCACTTCCTTCGCCCGCGTTTGTGTCACGAAACGTGGTGAGGTTTCGACAAATATCAGCCCGCCATAAATAGCGCCAGCCAGGTGCGCGGCTTTAGCATCCTGCGGGCGTGTCAGGCCACAGACCTTGTTTTCACCGAGCAGCACACGGCGCACGGCACTGCTCAGATCTTGTTCCGACATCAGGGCGCTGCCAATCAGGAAACCATTGGCGAAGCGGCTCAGTTCACGGATTTGTCCGTAAGTATTAATACCTGATTCACTGATGACCGTGACGCCATGCGGTACGCGCGGTGCCAGCTCACGGGTGCGGTTCAGGTCGATAGATAAATCGCGCAAATCGCGGTTATTGATACCGACAACTTTGGCTTTCAGTTTCACGGCGCGATCCAGTTCTTCTTCATTACTGGCTTCCGTCAGCACGCCCATATTCAGGCTGTGCGCCACGGCCGCCAGCTGAACGTACTGATCGTCATTGAGCACGGAGAGCATCAGTAAAATGGCATCGGCCTGATAGAAACGGGCCAGATGGATCTGATACGGGTCGATAATAAAATCTTTGCACAGCACCGGTTGCGTGACGGTTTTGCTCACCAGCGGCAGGAAATCAAAACTGCCCTGGAAGTATTTCTCGTCCGTTAATACGGAGATAGCGGAGGCGTAGTCTTTATAAACGCTGGCAATTTCTACCGGATCGAAATTCTCGCGGATCTTGCCTTTCGACGGAGAAGCTTGTTTGCACTCCAGAATGAAGGCTGTTCTCGCGCCTTGCAGGGCATGGTAGAAACTGCGCTGGCTCTGGGTGATTTCGTTCTGAAAGCTGGCCAGTGGTTGTTGTTCTTTGCGTGCCGCGACCCAAATTTCCTTATCGCGAACAATTTTGTGGAGCACGGTTTCCTGCTGCATCACTTATCCTCTTGCTGCCAATGCTACCACGCGCTGGTAGGGTTCACCGCTGCGCATGGCGGCCAAAGCCTGTTGTGCGTTTTGCTTTAAATCTTCCTGACCGAACAGACGCAGTAACATCGCCACATTGGCGGCCACCGCGGCTTCATGGGCCGGATCTCCTTTACCTTGTAATAAGC encodes the following:
- a CDS encoding zf-TFIIB domain-containing protein, whose amino-acid sequence is MQCPVCKESQLVMSERQGIEIDYCPDCRGVWLDRGELDKIIEKSAASQTAERPATARYEERERRDDHRPQGNYDNRGHYSSQKPYKKKSFLSELFD
- a CDS encoding YciI family protein, translating into MLYVIYSEDVSGSLDKRAAARPAHIERLKKLHEQGRVLIAGPTPAIDSEDPGAAGMTGSVLIVEFETLEDAKVWADEDPYVKAGVYKTVTVKPFKRVF
- a CDS encoding energy transducer TonB; the protein is MPLKKFRFIRKVTVPLVLAVSLHVAVIAGVLYMTVGESIKLPSQDQKVMSVTMVNPADFAPPPPPPQPEPTPPAPEPEPEVVPEPPPPPEAVVIPEPPKPKPKPVKKPVVKPKVKPVERRVEKPTQTVQNAPVTSNQPVTKPVSQPSASTNAQSNTGPRPLQRGEPAYPARALALRIEGRVRVQFDVDSDGRVQNIRVLSAEPRNMFEREVKQAMNKWRYEPKAASNLVVNLVFRIKGGSAVE
- the yciA gene encoding acyl-CoA thioester hydrolase YciA, whose protein sequence is MNEKHSLPNGEMVLRTLAMPADTNANGDIFGGWLMSQMDMGGAIQAKEIAKGRVVTVRVDGMTFLKPVAVGDVVCCYARCIRTGNSSITINVEVWVKKVSSEPIGQRYRATEAVFTYVAVDDEGKSRQLPDGRSNFSVDADGVSQD
- a CDS encoding septation protein A translates to MKQLLDFLPLIVFFVVYKLYDIFVASGALIAATALALVITWILYRKIEKMTLITFAMVAVFGTLTLVFHNDEFIKWKVTVIYVLFSGALLISQLVLKKPLIQRMLGKELTLPDHVWNKLNVSWAIFFLLCGLANIYVAFWLPQNIWVNFKVFGLTVLTLVFTLLSGVYIYRHMPDDEKK
- a CDS encoding YciC family protein; translation: MSITASTLYRDSYNFMRNQMSSVLALSVLAALITVILSWVLSPSAEQVESIGQLMSNMTGMSVSDMMGYIEQQITPEQQSAIFRYSLAALLSTLAGNVILVGGVLTLIQLVSQGVRASITQIISASLPVLPRLAILLFIYSIMFRIGLALLFVPAFLIAIAWSMSPVISCKENAGVFKAMRLSTRLAFSNVRLVTPAVMLWIVAQVVLMLFVGVLSALNPMIGAVILGALSNIISAFMLIYLFRLYMKLHA
- a CDS encoding YkgJ family cysteine cluster protein, coding for MGEINNPCMTCGACCAYFRVSFYWAESEEAGGCVPQALTEQVTPFLSCMQGTNSKTPRCVALKGEVGHAVSCSVYTNRPTPCREFDQSGLNGIANDACDRARAKYGLPPLDVDLPTIDLSHLSCV
- the ompW gene encoding outer membrane protein OmpW, translated to MKAAYWALVAAAAFPAVSSAHQAGDVIFRVGTATVRPTEGSDNVLGLGSFNINNNTQMGLTLGYMFTDNIGMELLAATPFQHKVGLQSTGTIAEVKQLPPSLMAQYYFGDRQDKLRPYLGVGINYTTFYDADFNQTGRDAGLSDLSVKDSWGVATQAGLDYNLDDNWLINMSVWWMDIDTEVKFKAGGEQQNINTRIDPWVFMFGAGYRF
- a CDS encoding BON domain-containing protein, which encodes MKLFKTLSAFCMAAVVVMAVAACAPTKKSEGTGGYIDDTVITTKVKSALLADKSIKSTEISVETFKGRVQLSGFVTSTADANRAVEVTRGVSGVRSIENDMRLK
- the trpA gene encoding tryptophan synthase subunit alpha, translating into MERYQQLFKRLESKKEGAFVPFVTLGDPGVELSLSIIDTLIEAGADALELGIPFSDPLADGPTIQNANLRAFAAGVTPTHCFNMLARIREKHPDIPIGLLMYANLVFHNGIETFYQRCAEVGVDSVLVADVPFEESAPFRAAALRHGIAPIFICPPNASDDLLREISSHGRGYTYLLSRAGVTGTEKRALTPLNHLVDKLREYNAAPPLQGFGISEPSQVKETLAAGAAGAISGSATVRIIENNLHQPSEMLAQLSRFVSEMKAATRAQ
- the trpB gene encoding tryptophan synthase subunit beta, whose product is MTLLNPYFGEFGGQYVPQILMPALAQLEEAFVSAQRDPEFQAEFIDLLKNYAGRPTALTLCKNLTVGTKTRLYLKREDLLHGGAHKTNQVLGQALLAKRMGKTEIIAETGAGQHGVASALACALLGLKCRIYMGAKDIERQSPNVFRMRLMGAEVIPVHSGSSTLKDACNEALRDWSGSYEKAHYMLGTAAGPHPYPTIVREFQRMIGEETKAQMQEREGCLPDAVIACVGGGSNAIGMFADFIDDTSVKLIGVEPGGLGIETGQHGAPLKHGHVGIYFGMKAPMMQTSEGQIEESYSISAGLDFPSVGPQHAFLNSIGRAEYVSITDDEALEAFKELSRNEGIIPALESSHALAYALKLIKETPEKEQILVVNLSGRGDKDIFTVHDILTARGEI
- the trpCF gene encoding bifunctional indole-3-glycerol-phosphate synthase TrpC/phosphoribosylanthranilate isomerase TrpF, which produces MQQETVLHKIVRDKEIWVAARKEQQPLASFQNEITQSQRSFYHALQGARTAFILECKQASPSKGKIRENFDPVEIASVYKDYASAISVLTDEKYFQGSFDFLPLVSKTVTQPVLCKDFIIDPYQIHLARFYQADAILLMLSVLNDDQYVQLAAVAHSLNMGVLTEASNEEELDRAVKLKAKVVGINNRDLRDLSIDLNRTRELAPRVPHGVTVISESGINTYGQIRELSRFANGFLIGSALMSEQDLSSAVRRVLLGENKVCGLTRPQDAKAAHLAGAIYGGLIFVETSPRFVTQTRAKEVQNGAPLKYVGVFRDEPVSNVAETAQTLNLTAVQLHGDESQAYIDQLRATLPGAIQIWKALSVKDTLPLRNLNHVDRYVLDNGKGGTGYRFDWSTLAGQDLSNVLLAGGLSADNCVQAAQLGCAGLDFNSGVESEPGIKDAEKITAVFQTLRAY